The proteins below are encoded in one region of bacterium:
- the mtnA gene encoding S-methyl-5-thioribose-1-phosphate isomerase, producing the protein MAVETLRWEEGLLKIIDQTKLPLEFTYIYCQKVKEVVESIKRLSVRGAPAIGIAAAYGVVIGANEITTNNCEEFYNQLDEVINYLASSRPTAVNLFWALEKMKKKAYQVKEKPLSEIKKILEEEAVFIHNDDKRRCQKIGEYGANLIKDGDAILTHCNAGALATGGMGTALSAIYTAKEQGKKISVFADETRPLLQGARLTSWELMQDEIDVTLICDNMAATLMKQGKINLCLVGADRIAKNGDTANKIGTYQVAILAKEHRIPFYVAAPFSTVDFNTSDGLKIPIEERSSEEVTMGLGKRIAPERVKVYNPAFDVTPFSYIKAIITEKGIASPPFEESLFKLSQDI; encoded by the coding sequence ATGGCTGTTGAGACTTTAAGGTGGGAAGAAGGTCTTCTTAAAATAATTGATCAAACAAAACTACCTCTTGAATTTACTTATATTTATTGCCAGAAAGTAAAAGAAGTAGTAGAGTCAATTAAGAGACTTTCCGTGAGAGGAGCTCCAGCCATAGGTATTGCGGCTGCTTATGGGGTAGTAATAGGAGCTAATGAAATAACCACCAATAATTGTGAAGAATTTTATAATCAGTTAGATGAAGTTATAAATTACTTAGCTAGTTCTCGTCCTACCGCCGTTAATTTATTTTGGGCTTTAGAAAAGATGAAGAAGAAAGCTTATCAAGTCAAAGAAAAACCTTTAAGTGAGATAAAAAAGATTTTAGAAGAAGAGGCGGTCTTTATCCATAATGATGATAAAAGAAGATGTCAGAAGATTGGTGAATATGGTGCTAATTTAATTAAAGATGGGGATGCGATATTAACTCACTGTAATGCGGGAGCTTTGGCTACAGGTGGCATGGGGACAGCTTTAAGCGCTATTTATACAGCTAAAGAACAAGGAAAAAAAATCTCTGTCTTTGCTGATGAAACTCGACCTCTTTTACAAGGTGCTCGTCTTACTTCTTGGGAGCTGATGCAAGATGAAATTGATGTTACTTTGATCTGCGATAATATGGCGGCTACTTTAATGAAACAAGGAAAGATTAACCTTTGTTTGGTGGGAGCAGATCGGATTGCTAAAAATGGAGATACCGCTAATAAGATTGGGACTTATCAAGTAGCTATCTTAGCTAAAGAACATCGTATTCCTTTTTATGTAGCGGCTCCTTTCTCTACCGTTGATTTTAATACTTCAGATGGTTTAAAGATTCCTATCGAAGAACGATCCTCTGAAGAGGTAACGATGGGTCTTGGAAAGAGAATAGCTCCTGAAAGAGTAAAAGTTTATAATCCTGCCTTTGACGTTACTCCTTTTTCTTATATTAAAGCTATTATTACTGAAAAAGGAATTGCTTCTCCTCCTTTTGAAGAAAGCCTTTTTAAGCTAAGTCAAGATATTTAG
- the queF gene encoding preQ(1) synthase, producing MNKSKDISGYARKQDQIRDLKITPVLAIIENQYQDKDYIVELKTNEFTTVCPKTNLPDFAMVTIHYRPGEYLVEQKSLKLYLAGYRNMGIFQEHATNKILEDFVEKVKPRWARIEAVWNARGGIGVTVEQEYTSS from the coding sequence ATGAATAAGTCAAAAGATATCTCAGGTTATGCAAGAAAGCAAGATCAAATAAGGGATTTAAAGATTACCCCTGTTTTGGCAATTATAGAGAATCAATATCAAGATAAAGATTATATAGTAGAACTAAAGACTAATGAATTTACGACGGTATGCCCTAAAACAAATTTGCCAGATTTTGCTATGGTTACTATCCATTATAGACCAGGAGAATACTTAGTAGAGCAGAAATCTTTAAAGCTTTACCTTGCCGGATATAGAAATATGGGGATATTCCAAGAGCATGCTACCAATAAGATTTTAGAAGACTTTGTTGAGAAAGTCAAGCCAAGATGGGCAAGGATAGAAGCAGTCTGGAATGCTCGAGGCGGTATAGGAGTGACGGTGGAACAAGAATACACCTCTAGTTAA